The DNA segment CTCTTGGCTTGTACAACCTCTGTAATACTGAACAGTTGTCAAGGGCTCCAAGGAATGATGAAGAAATTGGTCACTGGCAGCAAGACATTCGTGAATCTGAAATCTCTAACGATTGTGAAAACTAGTATCAACTCTAGTGGTGGTGGGATTGAGAAGGCAACCACCAAAAGTCCAGACACACTTCCATTTCTGGAGGAACTTCGTCTGCACGAAGTTAACTTTGTATCCCTTTCGGAGTTACAAGCACAGCTAGGGTTGAGATTGGTAGCTCTTAAACTACTTCTGGTCAGCAAGTGCAATAACCTTAAAACACTCGTTGAGATAGACATGTTCACTATGCCAAACCTGGAGGAGATGGAAATTAGCGACTGTGACTCCTTGCATCATCTACGCCAAACTATTGATGGTCCACAAGAACCTCTCCTACCAAAGTTACGTGTCATGAAACTGAGAAATCTTCCAGAGCTGGAGAGTGTTTGCTACGAAAAAGAGACTTGGGAGTGTCTCGAACAGGTGAAAGTCATGAACTGTGGTCGGCTATATACTTTACCCATAAGCTCCAAAACTTGTGGAAGAATCAAGGAAATAAAAGGAGCTGTGAGTTGGTGGAAACATTTGAGATGGGATGATCCTTCTTCTACTTTAAAAACTCTTGATCCTTGTTTCAAGCCATTAAGATTACTAGGTGAAGAAATGGCACCCATATTTGGGGAGCACTACTTGTGGGACAGTTGATGAAGAATCTAGCTAGGTCCATCACCCCAAGAGCTACTGTATTTTCTCAATGTGTTCGAATATTTCAATTGTGGATGTGCAAAGACTATCTTGTTTATGTGGGTGTGTCTTTCCTTTGTTCGAGTCTTGAAAGTGTGTGCGCGCAAAACTATATCAACAATAAGTTCAGTGCTTGAAAGGATAAACATCAAGACACTGCAATAAGTCAACAAAGTGGAGTATTATTACAGTACGAACCCCTAAAGCATGTAGAGTCTGAATCAAAGAGAAGAAAGGTTCTTCATATATTCACACAAAGGAACAAAATATCATTTGCAACTACTACTACATCCACACAGCTGTTGCGTAACCGTCCTCTACTACTTGTTCCCTCTGCCCTCAAACCATTATCCATCGTTATCAGACTTTGTGACATTGGATCTCCTAATCTTCATCGGTAGGCTTAGAGGAACCAGCCTTCTTGTTAGGGAGAAGGAGATTGTGGATGTTAGGCATCACTCCTCCATTAGCAATCGTCACATCTCCAAGTAACTTGCTTAGCTCCTCGTCGTTCCTCACAGCAAGCTGAATGTGTCGAGGCACAATCCGAGTCTTCTTGTTATCTCTTGCCGCGTTCCCAGCAAGCTCAAGCACCTATACAAATCAATCACACACCAAATTAACAAACCCATGTTTACAGATCCGTTAAACAAACCTCAATCACACTCAAGATTAAACCTTTCCTACATGAAATCGAAAACCCAGAAACCTAGATGCGCTAGATCATCAAATTCGAAAACAAGGAAGCAAATCTAAATCGGTGATCAATATCGATTAAAAGAGGCTGTGATTTACCTCGGCGGCGAGGTATTCAAGAACGGCGGCGAGGTAAACCGGAGCTCCTGCTCCAACACGCTCGGCGTACTTTCCGGCCTTGAGGAATCGGGCGATACGACCAACGGGGAATTGGAGCCCCGCCTTGCTACTGCGAGATGTAGCCTTCTTCGCCGCGCCAGATCCGAGTTGTTTTCCTCGACCAGCCATCTCTGATGAACTCTCTAGAAAGGCAAAGAAAAGTATATGAACGAAGTGTAATTGAGACGATAACAATAATGAGTTGGTTACAGGCTTACAGCGAAACCCGCCATGAGTATTGATATAGTGGAGAAGATAAGTATCCCTGACCAATGATATGACAGTGCCCGGATCGATGGTTGTGACCGTTAGATTGCTATACATTTAAGGGATGCGATTTAGTTTCGTTCGGTTAGGCACTCTCTTTTTGTTTCTCTTGAACTCGGACTGTTTCAATGAGTGGTGGTTACATGGGCTAATTTGGGCTTATTAATTTTAGCCCAAAGTAGTACAACCTTTTAATTTAACATTGTTTGGCCATGTTGTTTTGGGTCAAGTCCATGCTCTCTTATTTTTGCCTTTGAATCCAAACAAATTTCGTATCATTATCAGTTTATCACAAATATCACAATCATTATTTGCAGTTTGGTTGGTAACATTCACACGAGAATTTTTGTTCATTGAAGGTTTTGGACCAAAAACTAATCTGATCCCcagttttataataaaatataagatattgtCACATTTTCGTCTAACCAAATGAGCAATTGTACCATCGCTTTTTACTTTGATGGTATAATCCTATTTTAACCGCTCAAAATTCCTTTACAGTTCCACTAAAACTCCATCACTAATTGGATTCTTATTAATTTCAAATCGTCAGTGACTTTGTGTGCAATCCTAACTCAGATGCACAAATGTTTATTcaataaactcttttttttt comes from the Brassica rapa cultivar Chiifu-401-42 chromosome A01, CAAS_Brap_v3.01, whole genome shotgun sequence genome and includes:
- the LOC103866954 gene encoding probable histone H2A.3, which encodes MAGRGKQLGSGAAKKATSRSSKAGLQFPVGRIARFLKAGKYAERVGAGAPVYLAAVLEYLAAEVLELAGNAARDNKKTRIVPRHIQLAVRNDEELSKLLGDVTIANGGVMPNIHNLLLPNKKAGSSKPTDED